GAAACGAATGGGTCGGCGATCAATGCCGAAACCATCGAGAAAATCCGGAATGCTCATGAAAAGCGGGGGGTCATTATTTTTACTGATCCGGATTTTCCTGGCGAAAAAATTCGCAAAACGATTTCTGAGCAGGTTGTTGGCTGTAAACACGCTTTTATCCCGAAGGAATTGGCCAAGCCTAAATCTGGCAGGGGTCTTGGTGTTGAACACGCATCTCCCGAGGTGATACGTGAAGCACTGAAAGATGCCCAGGTAATGGATGCAGAGGCCGTCGAGGAGATCACCCAGGAGGACTTGCTTGTAGCTGGGCTCATTGGCGGTCCCGGATCGAAGGAAAGACGGGAAAAGCTTGGCAGGCTGCTGAAGATCGGGTATACAAATGGCAAGCAGCTGCACAAGCGCTTGATGATGTTTCAAGTGAAAAGACAGGATTTCGCAGCGGCACTGGCAGAAATCCTTAAGGAGGAACAAAATGCATAAAGATATTGCGACCCCGGTGAGAACGAAGGAAATACTTGATAAATACGGCTTTTCTTTTAAAAAGAGCCTCGGACAGAACTTCTTGATCGATACGAATATCCTGAACCGTATCGTCGACCATGCAGAATTGACCGACCATAGCGGTGCCATCGAAATTGGACCTGGAATCGGTGCGTTGACAGAGCAGCTGGCGAAAAGAGCCGAAAAGGTAGTTGCATTCGAAATCGACCAGCGGTTGCTGCCGATATTGGAGGATACGCTGTCCCCCTACCCAAACGTCAAGGTCATCCATAGCGATGTACTGAAAGCAGATGTTCAGGCTGTGATGAAAGAGGAGTTTGGGAAACAAGAGGACGTCATGGTCGTGGCCAACCTGCCATATTACGTCACAACGCCTATCTTGATGAAGCTCCTTGAGGAAAGGCTGCCAATCAGAGGGATTGTTTGCATGCTGCAAAAGGAAGTTGGCGACAGGATTTCAGCCAAGCCGGGAACGAAGGAATATGGTTCATTGTCGATTGCAGTCCAGTATTATACGAAAGCCGAAACTGTGATGATTGTCCCGAAAACTGTGTTCATGCCACAGCCAAATGTGGACTCGGCTGTCATCCGGTTGACATTGCATGAAGAGCCGCCAGTAAAAGTAACGGATGAAAAGTTTTTCTTCCAAGTGACCAGATCAAGTTTTGCCCAGCGCCGTAAAACCATCTTAAATAACCTGACCAGCCAGCTGCCGGACGGAAAGCAGAAGAAAGAAAGTATACAGGCAGCGCTTCAGCAGGCAGGAGTGGAAGAATCGCGCAGGGGAGAAACTCTGACGATTGATGAATTTGCGCAATTGAGCAATGCGTTGTATCCATATTTTCATTAAAGCTCTTTCCATGAGGATCAATAGGCAACATTAAAGTCCGGAAAATTCCGGGCTTTTTTTGATGTTTGGTAATAAAAAGCGGAATTAAGGAATATAATCTATTTTTCCGGAAAATAGTCCTGCGACTCAGGAGTATATCAAGAATCTAAGGATTAAATTAGCCGGACTCAGGAATATCCTTCCCAAATGAACCACAGTGACTATCCTCCACAGCTTCAAAAAGCACATGTCTATGGGTAACTGCATATTTTATGTAAGAATACCATTCAGCGCAGCCTGTGTGCGGGGCAATTGGAGTGAGGATGATGAATATTAACCTCATGGATATCGTCGGCAGGGTTTCGCATCAATGCGATATAATGTTCCGGGTTATCGATATCAGAGAGAAACATGGAAAAAAAATTGCGATATTATATGGTGAGGATTTCCGATTGATTGCGGATGCGCCCTATGAAGATTTAATCAAAATCGATCCGGGTATGCGCATGAGGCTGACACAGGAATTCCGGTCACTTGAAGAACAGTCATATAAGCTTTTCAGGCAGGATGTTGATTTATTGCAGCAAAAACAAGAATATGAAGCTACAGAAGGGTATAGCAAGTCTTATAACTACTTTCAGATGCCTGGGAAGGTGCTCCATATTGATGGAGATCCGAATTATTTAAAAAAGTGCCTGACCCTATATGAGAAAGTCGGGGTCCCGGTGTATGGGTTCCATTGCAATGAAAAGGAAATGCCGGACAAAGTCGGGATGCTGCTTGATTATTATCGGCCTGATATTTTGGTCATCACCGGGCACGATGCTTATTCGAAGTCAAAAGGGACTATGGATGATATCAATGCTTATCGACACTCCAAGCATTTCGTCCAGACAGTAAGAGAGGCTCGAAAGAAAGTTCCCCATCTGGATCAGCTGGTCATTTTTGCCGGAGCATGCCAATCCCATTTTGAGTCATTGATCCATGCCGGGGCCAACTTTGCCAGTTCTCCTGCAAGAGTAAATATACATGCACTCGATCCGGTCTATATCGTCGCTAAAATCAGTTTTACCCCGTTCATGGAGCGAATCAACGTGTGGGATGTACTTCGCAATACATTGACTGGGGAGAAGGGGCTTGGCGGCATAGAAACAAAGGGTGTTTTAAGGACAGGAATGCCATATAATAAAAATTCGTCAGACTGAATAAAATACGGTCTGGCGTTTTTTTATTATTTTGGTACATATTTTAACGCATTAAAGGCTACTCTAAAATTGTTGAAATTTAGAGGAAAAAGAAGACCGAAATATATTGACTTTTAAATTTAAGTACTGTTATAATTTATGTTTTTGTTTGACTAAATAGTGTCAGCGTGTTATACTTTACACAGTGAGGTGGACCGAATGCCAAAAACATTATCGGATATCAAAAAAGCGCTTGATTCAAACTTAGGAAAAAGACTCATGCTAAAGGCCAACGGAGGACGGAGAAAGACGATTGAACGTTCTGGTGTGTTAGCGGAAACTTATCCTTCAGTTTTCGTCATCGAGCTTGACCAGGATGAAAATGCTTTTGAACGTGTTTCGTACAGCTACGCAGATGTTCTAACTGAAACAGTGGAAATTACCTTCTTTGAAGATACAACAGGATCAATAGCTTTGAGCTGATTTTTGGCTCAATGAGGTACAGGCAGTGAACTTTCGGGTTAGCTGCTTTTTATTTTGCCTTTTTTAAGAACTGACAGGATAAATAAGGCGCACATGAAAGTCTCCTTTTTCAAAAATACTAAGGTAACCGCGATGGTGAAAGGAGATGGTAGCATTGGGCAGAAGAAGAGGGATTATGTCTGAAAGGTTGAAGGAAGAGCTTGCGAAAGAACTTGGCTTCTATGATGTCGTCCAGAATGAGGGATGGGGCGGCATAAAGGCCAAGGATGCAGGAAATATGGTGAAGCGAGCGATCGAGCTGGCCGAACAGCAGCTTGCGAACCAGAACCGCTGACCCAGATAAAAATTCTTTAGAGACTGCCACACAGCTGTTTTCACACAGTTGCCAATAAAATTCAGATCCATCGCGGTGCCGGGGCTAATTGCTCCGGCCTTTTTTAATGGGGTAAAACGGAGTGGAGCTGCCATGTAGCCTTCTGCATTTCTAATTCTTTGTGAAATCACTGTATTCGCTATTATGCAAATGATAAAATAAAGGAATGTTTCTTGCAGGAGAGTCTAACTTATTTTACCCAAGGAAGAGTTATTAAAAAATGACAAACAGCGCTTGTCCGGACTGACCAAGGCGCTTGCGCTTTTCTTTGTCTAGCTCCAGCACCTAGCCCCTCGAGTCGCTTCGGTCCGCCCAATGAAGTCAAAGAGCGACTTCACTGGTCGGCCCTCCAGCGCTTGTCCGGACTGACCAAGGTGCTTGCGCTTTTCTTTTCTTTTTGTGGTAAAATAGGACAAAATGTGGAATTCGTTAAAGTAGGTGGAAGTTGTGAAGGTTTTAGTGAAGGCGCCGGCAAAGATCAATTTGTCATTGGATGTTTTGCACAAACGTCCGGACGGTTACCATGAGGTGGAAATGGTCATGACGACGATTGATTTGGCTGATCGCATTGAACTTAGTTTATTAGAAGAAGACAGGATTGTCATCCATTCCCATAATCGTTTTGTTCCGGATGATCAGCGGAATCTTGCTTACCAGGCAGCGCATCTGTTAAAGGAGAGGTTCCAGGTGAAGCAAGGAGTCCTCATAGGAATCGAGAAGACCATTCCTGTGGCAGCAGGCCTCGCGGGCGGCAGCAGTGATGCAGCGGCTACATTAAGGGGCTTGAATAAGCTTTGGAAGCTTGGTCTGTCATTGGACGAGCTGGCAGTGCTTGGCGCGGAAATTGGCTCGGATGTTTCTTTCTGTGTGTACGGAGGAACGGCGCTTGCTACAGGCAGAGGGGAAATAATCGAGCAACTGCCAGCACCACCGACGTGCTGGGTTGTATTAGCCAAACCGTTTATCGGTGTATCGACTGCGGAGGTATATCGCCGCCTTAATGTTGAAAAGGTTCAGCATCCGCTTACAAAGCAAATGATTTCCGCTATTGAAAATGGAGATTTCAATGGAGTCTGCAATAGTGTCGGAAATGTCTTGGAAGATGTGACGCTATCGCTATATCCTGAAGTGGCGCAAATAAAGGACCAAATGAAGCGATTCGGCGCCGATGCAGTCTTGATGAGCGGAAGCGGCCCGACAGTATTCAGCCTTGTGGCACATGATTCGCGAATGCATCGAATTTATAACGGTCTGCGAGGTTTTTGTGACCAGGTATTTGCAGTAAGAATGCTTGGAGAGCGACATACCCTTGATTAAATCCGTATAATGGTGGTATATTAACCTTAAATATTCGGATTTTGGAGGTTCTTGAATGAAATTTCGACGCAGCGAGCGTTTGATCGATATGACGACTTATTTACTGGAACATCCGCGCCAATTGGTACCGTTAACCTATTTTGCCGAGAAGTATGGTTCAGCTAAGTCCTCGATCAGTGAAGATCTCGGAATCATCAAAGAAACATTTGAACAGCGGGGAATCGGTGTCCTGCAGACCGTGCCAGGCGCGGCCGGCGGGGTGAAGTTCCACGTTCATGTCAGCGAGGAAAAAGCACGGAAGGCAATCGATGAACTGTGTACCATCATGGCAAGTCCTGACCGCTTGCTGCCGGGCGGCTATCTTTTCATGAACGATATCCTTGGCAATCCAGTAATTGTGCAGGAAGTCGGGAGGCTGCTCGCTTCTGCTTTTGCTGAAAAGGATATTGAGGTTGTCATGACCGTGGCGACAAAGGGAATACCAATTGCGTATGCAGTCGCCAGCCAATTGAATGTTCCTGTAGTGATTGTCAGAAGAGATAGCAAAGTGACTGAAGGTTCGACTGTAAGCATCAACTACGTTTCAGGTTCATCAAAAAGAATCCAGACAATGGTGCTATCAAAGCGGAGCCTTGCAGAGGGGTCGAAGGTGCTGATCGTCGATGACTTCATGAAAGCGGGCGGTACCGTGAATGGCATGATCAACTTGCTAGAGGAGTTCAATGCGGAGTTAGCGGGGATAGCGGTACTGGTTGAATCGGAGAACATTGAAGAGAGACTCGTCGATGAGTATCTCTCACTCGTACGCCTTTCAGATGTCGACGTAAGAGAACGTAAAATTACCGTGAGTGAAGGAAATTACTTCGCTCGCAGAGAATAGTTGTTCTATAAACAATAGATGGGGTGACAATATGAATATTGTACAGACTTCAAACGCGCCAGCCGCAATCGGTCCATATTCGCAGGGTGTGGTTGTGAACAATCTTTTCTACAGCTCTGGCCAGATTCCTCTGACTCCAGAGGGTGTAATGGTGGAGGGAGATATCCAGGCCCAGACTCATCAGGTATTCCAAAACCTGAAGGCAGTACTTGAGGCTGCAGGTGCTTCACTAGAAACAGTCGTAAAAGCAACAGTCTTCATTAAAAATATGGATGAATTCGCTCAATTAAATGAAGTGTATGCAGAGTATTTCAATGTGCATAAGCCAGCTCGCTCAACAGTAGAAGTGGCAAGACTGCCAAAGGATGCCCTGGTGGAAATTGAAGTAGTAGCGCTCGTTAAATAACGGGCGTTTTTTTATTTTGTATGAATGTTTCAAAACATCTGGAGTGGGACTTGAAAAATTGCAAGACAGCAAAGCTTGTGCCCGTGGAAAGCGAAAAATCGGTTTGACAGTCACAAGAAGGGACAACTTGTGCCTGTGAAAGAAGAGAAATCGGTTTGACTGTCACTAGAAGGGACAACTTATGCCCATGAAAGAAGAGAAATCGGTGTGACGGTCACAAGAAGGGACAACATCAAAAAGTTTTTCCTGTATAGGATTTTAAGAAAGCCCAAAAAAGTAATAAATTTTGAAAGGGAATTTATTATGCGTCAATAGCCAAAAAAGCCTATTTTATAGCCTTTTTAAAAGAGAAAAGGTTTTCAATAAGAAAAAATTCACAATTTTGCCCTATTTTTTCGAAAAAATTTTCTTGTAAAAGAAGGAGATTTGATTTCAACGTGGAATTATTTAACTAGAATTTTATCTATTTGTAAAGGTGGTGAACAGAATGGAAGTAACTGACGTAAGATTACGCCGCGTTAATACAGATGGACGGATGAGAGCGATCGCTTCCATCACGCTTGACAACGAGTTTGTTGTCCATGATATCAGGGTGATTGATGGAAACAACGGCCTATTTGTTGCAATGCCAAGTAAACGCACTCCTGATGGCGAGTTCCGTGATATTGCGCATCCGATCAATTCGGGCACACGCGGAA
The window above is part of the Mesobacillus jeotgali genome. Proteins encoded here:
- the rnmV gene encoding ribonuclease M5 → MKLKEIIVVEGKDDTTAIRRAVDADTIETNGSAINAETIEKIRNAHEKRGVIIFTDPDFPGEKIRKTISEQVVGCKHAFIPKELAKPKSGRGLGVEHASPEVIREALKDAQVMDAEAVEEITQEDLLVAGLIGGPGSKERREKLGRLLKIGYTNGKQLHKRLMMFQVKRQDFAAALAEILKEEQNA
- the rsmA gene encoding 16S rRNA (adenine(1518)-N(6)/adenine(1519)-N(6))-dimethyltransferase RsmA, whose amino-acid sequence is MHKDIATPVRTKEILDKYGFSFKKSLGQNFLIDTNILNRIVDHAELTDHSGAIEIGPGIGALTEQLAKRAEKVVAFEIDQRLLPILEDTLSPYPNVKVIHSDVLKADVQAVMKEEFGKQEDVMVVANLPYYVTTPILMKLLEERLPIRGIVCMLQKEVGDRISAKPGTKEYGSLSIAVQYYTKAETVMIVPKTVFMPQPNVDSAVIRLTLHEEPPVKVTDEKFFFQVTRSSFAQRRKTILNNLTSQLPDGKQKKESIQAALQQAGVEESRRGETLTIDEFAQLSNALYPYFH
- the yabG gene encoding sporulation peptidase YabG, which translates into the protein MNINLMDIVGRVSHQCDIMFRVIDIREKHGKKIAILYGEDFRLIADAPYEDLIKIDPGMRMRLTQEFRSLEEQSYKLFRQDVDLLQQKQEYEATEGYSKSYNYFQMPGKVLHIDGDPNYLKKCLTLYEKVGVPVYGFHCNEKEMPDKVGMLLDYYRPDILVITGHDAYSKSKGTMDDINAYRHSKHFVQTVREARKKVPHLDQLVIFAGACQSHFESLIHAGANFASSPARVNIHALDPVYIVAKISFTPFMERINVWDVLRNTLTGEKGLGGIETKGVLRTGMPYNKNSSD
- the veg gene encoding biofilm formation stimulator Veg, giving the protein MPKTLSDIKKALDSNLGKRLMLKANGGRRKTIERSGVLAETYPSVFVIELDQDENAFERVSYSYADVLTETVEITFFEDTTGSIALS
- a CDS encoding small, acid-soluble spore protein, alpha/beta type, with amino-acid sequence MGRRRGIMSERLKEELAKELGFYDVVQNEGWGGIKAKDAGNMVKRAIELAEQQLANQNR
- the ispE gene encoding 4-(cytidine 5'-diphospho)-2-C-methyl-D-erythritol kinase, producing MKVLVKAPAKINLSLDVLHKRPDGYHEVEMVMTTIDLADRIELSLLEEDRIVIHSHNRFVPDDQRNLAYQAAHLLKERFQVKQGVLIGIEKTIPVAAGLAGGSSDAAATLRGLNKLWKLGLSLDELAVLGAEIGSDVSFCVYGGTALATGRGEIIEQLPAPPTCWVVLAKPFIGVSTAEVYRRLNVEKVQHPLTKQMISAIENGDFNGVCNSVGNVLEDVTLSLYPEVAQIKDQMKRFGADAVLMSGSGPTVFSLVAHDSRMHRIYNGLRGFCDQVFAVRMLGERHTLD
- the purR gene encoding pur operon repressor produces the protein MKFRRSERLIDMTTYLLEHPRQLVPLTYFAEKYGSAKSSISEDLGIIKETFEQRGIGVLQTVPGAAGGVKFHVHVSEEKARKAIDELCTIMASPDRLLPGGYLFMNDILGNPVIVQEVGRLLASAFAEKDIEVVMTVATKGIPIAYAVASQLNVPVVIVRRDSKVTEGSTVSINYVSGSSKRIQTMVLSKRSLAEGSKVLIVDDFMKAGGTVNGMINLLEEFNAELAGIAVLVESENIEERLVDEYLSLVRLSDVDVRERKITVSEGNYFARRE
- a CDS encoding RidA family protein, whose protein sequence is MNIVQTSNAPAAIGPYSQGVVVNNLFYSSGQIPLTPEGVMVEGDIQAQTHQVFQNLKAVLEAAGASLETVVKATVFIKNMDEFAQLNEVYAEYFNVHKPARSTVEVARLPKDALVEIEVVALVK
- the spoVG gene encoding septation regulator SpoVG, which produces MEVTDVRLRRVNTDGRMRAIASITLDNEFVVHDIRVIDGNNGLFVAMPSKRTPDGEFRDIAHPINSGTRGKIQDAVLAEYHRLGELEVEFEEAGAS